A single region of the Corallococcus caeni genome encodes:
- a CDS encoding helix-turn-helix transcriptional regulator: MERKLAVSVGAAARAARLRAGLTQADVADRVGIASEVYGRLERGKMMPSVPTLFRLCLALQLSADASLGLAVAAAAGAGLWEEDSTDKDDLPEMRRLLRAVRRLPRPQLKLMSLVASAILPTRR, encoded by the coding sequence TTGGAGCGCAAGCTGGCGGTCAGCGTGGGCGCGGCGGCCCGGGCCGCGCGGCTGCGGGCTGGCCTCACGCAGGCGGACGTGGCGGACCGCGTCGGCATCGCGTCGGAGGTCTACGGCCGGCTGGAGCGGGGCAAGATGATGCCCAGCGTCCCCACGCTGTTCCGCCTGTGCCTGGCGCTGCAGCTGTCCGCGGACGCGTCGCTGGGGCTGGCGGTGGCGGCGGCGGCGGGCGCGGGGCTGTGGGAGGAGGACTCCACGGACAAGGACGACCTGCCGGAGATGCGCCGCCTGCTGCGCGCAGTTCGCCGGCTGCCGCGCCCCCAGCTCAAGCTGATGAGCCTGGTGGCCAGCGCCATCCTGCCCACGCGCCGCTGA